The DNA sequence GCACGTAGAGCATCTAACCGCATGTTCCTGGGCCTGGGAGCGCGCGTGCGCGCAAAGAAGCGCCCAGGTGTGCAATACGGAGTTTGGACGCACCGCCCTTCACAGCCCCCACTGCGGCCCGGGGGCGCTGAGCAGGTGCGGGGCGTCTGTGTTCCCAGCTGATCACGGAACAGGCTGATATCTCACTGACCCGGGGAGCTGAAGTGAAGGGCCACTGTGGCCACAACGAGTCCGAGCTGCAGGTGTTCTGGGTGGATCGCGCGTATGTGCTCAAAATGCTGTTTGTAAAGGTAACTCTGGGAGGGGCACGCAGAGGGAAAGCAAACTccgggtgggtgggggcaggggccacCCCTCGGTTTCCTCACCCAAAAGCCGCAAAGGCAGTTGACGGCGCGCCTCCCCCGCTCAGCAGGAAGGTCACAACACGTCCAAGGGACCTGAGGCAACTTGGAGGCTGAGCAAGGTCCAGTTTGTCTATGACTCCTCGGAGAAGACCCATTTTAAAGACGCAGTCAATGGTGAGTAGAGGCCagcagagctgggggcaggggtagCCTGGGAAAGCGTGAATAGAAAGCACAGGCTTGGAGGCTGAATTCCTCAGGAAATTCTGAAATTTTGTGGAAACGGTCTAGCTTTGTGCTCCCAGGCCAAATCCACCTTAGGCTTGCTCTCCAAGGCAGAGGATACTTGAGCACCGGTGGGTCCTAGGGACCTCAGGCCAGTAGATGTGCAAGGTACCCCAGGCCTAAGAACTAGTCTGTCAACCAGACTGATTGTAGGTAAGACTTCTTTTGACAGCTTCTGTCTTCCCCTGGCTGCTTCAGGATGACCTCTTACGATTTGTCCTTTAAATGACCAGAAGAAGGGCAAActgtatatttgtttttctgcacCCAGTTTTTCTTATGAGCTGCAACTTGAAGGGGGCAGTATGGTATTTTGGGGGGCTCAGGTCTCTCATGCGATATTCAGTCATCACTACAACCAACTCAGAGTAGATTCTGAGCCACATCCTAATTTATTAGCATTTCCTGCCCATCACTCCAGCAACTCACCCGGATCTTCCAAAAATACCGAGGCAAGAGGAACATCCATTTCTCAATTGCAATGTTCATATTTGCAGGCACCATCAAATACcacatttaaattaattcattaatttattttgcaaGTTGTCTAATTTACTCATAATGAGGCCTTCCATCATCTGAGTTAGAGAAAGATTTTTATTGAGCATATAAAAGAGTACATGTATCATCTCAACCTCTTCACACCTTTTTATCATCGCAGTAAAAAGAGCAGTATCTTCTTTTCAACAAAATTCATATTCAAGCATTTTCCACAGTTAAATTTGACCCTCAccctcaaaaaggaaaaaaacaaaacaaaaaacacagatgtatgccagaaagagagaaaaaggaggaagactTCTAAAGGAAAGGGTATTTGCCCAGGCACCAGCCATACTTGATTGAagaagatattttattctttgagagCCAGTGTGAAACATGGAAAACCAAGTCATGAGTCTATGTCTTTGGAATCTCCATTGTTAGGTTTTATATAGTAAAAAGGGTTGGGTTTTTAGGTATCTTTCTCCtcttccaaaaagaaattcaagttGGTGCGAGAAACCCTTGCTTATGAAACAGTATGTGCATTTATCTGTTGTCACCACTTGATGTCATTTACAGAGCCCCTGCCTCAGCAAGGCAACACAGAGGATCAGAGGGGTGTCTGGAGCTATGAGGCAAGAGCCGACTGTCTGGAATATAAGGCTAGGAGCAAGGAGGGTTCTGCCAAGAAGAGGGGCCTAACAATTGCTTTTGGTTTTCGCTGTAGCCGGGAAGCATACTGCCAATTCACATCACCTCTCTGCCTTGGTCACCCCAGCTGGGAAGTCCTATGAGTGTCAAGCTCAGCAGAGTATTTCACTAGCCTCCAGTGATCTGCAAAAGACAGTCACCATGATCCTGTCTGCAGTCCACATCCAACCCTTTGACATCATCTCTGATTTTGTCTTCAGTGAAGGTAGGTTGGTGGGGGTGGAAGTGGGAGGAGGAgatgggaagtggggaggagggCTGGCTTGGATGTGGATGGGTGTGGAAGGTCCTGCCAGGGTTCCAGGCTGCTGCCACTTGGATTTCCTCTATGCTGACATGACACTATCTCCCTCTGTAATATTTTTCATAGGCCAAAGATAGTAAACAGCATCCTAGCAACTTTCTTAAATGACTCTttcctttgtctccctctctctcttcctccttcacttcATTCCTTGACACTCTCTATTCCTCTCTTTTGCTCCctccattatttttcttccccttccttccttcctttgctaAAAGAGGAACCTTGCtagggaaagaagtaaaaaagtcagcttagaaaatacatataattttgatGCAATTTACTCAATGGTAAAGCAGCTAAAAATTTCAAGTAGTTATCTGGGGACCCGTGGACAATAGCCTTTGCTTCTTTGGGCTTCCATGTTTCTCTCAGACACTTCCAGCTGAAGGTTCCAGCACTGTGAATCTAAGTTTTTGTGCTAAAATGCTATAGGGATGTGTGTGTTTGCAGGTCACAGAGAGACTCATGAAGACCTGTGTGCCTCCAGCAATCACCTTTGTGGGGAGAGGCTCCCATGAGTCTCTGGGGAGGCAAGGGCCTCTGATAGGCTCCCTCCGGGGTTTGGAGGAAGGCCTCTTTTCAGTCTGTGCTAGCCCTGAAAGGGGATCAGGCAGGACACAACTGGGGCAGGTTCAGGGCATCCATATTGTCTCCGTTCTCTGCCTTCCAGCAGAGGTCAGACATGAGGAGAATCCACATGTCCGCAATTTGTCCAAGTCTAGCAACAATTTACACTGGGCAAATGTAGAGTAtgaattctttaattcatttgttcTCTCCTGCACCCCTGTAGGAGGTTATTAAACACAGATtgatatttattccatttattcctTTGGTTAAGAAATGGGAAGAGATTCTGATTGCTTTATGGATGCCTTCCTGTGGGCTGGGGATCCTCAGGTGAATATAACTATTAGAAGTGCATGATATTAGGGAATCCCCATCTGTGTTACACACAAATCATTAAATCACCTTCCAAGGAATTCAGCTCTCATGAAATTTCCCTCCGCTCAAACTATACCGAAAAGAATCTGGCCCCACTACCCCCTCCTGCCATGATCATTCAGAAGGCATTTGAGAATTCCTCAGTTAAACCATCCTTGAGAGAATGACCTGCTTCTTTTCACCTTTGTATTTTTAGCACCTAATACAACACATTGCAGATGTCCAGTTAATTTTGGCTAAACTGATATTATGAAGCTGTGTACTCAGGTAACGGAAACATCCAAATGAATGTCCGGCATATTAGAATTTAACGTATTTAGTAAAGCAGTGCCACACTTAATTCCACACACTCATGGAAGGATGGGCTGttccattttaatatattttctacaaAATTGAAACTAGGTGTTAAGaccttaacattaaaaaaatatgattgactgtgaaagtatttttaaaatgtaacagtGTCTTTCTTaaattgaaaatgttaaatataattaaatgcaaTTGGACTTATAATTCCACATGACCAGGAATTCATTATGAAAATATTGGACTGTCTAGTATCAGTCCCGCAGGGGCCCTGTCATAGATGCTTTTGAATTTATATGGGTACTCTTAATAGTGTCTAATTACTCTCTGTTTTTGGCTGGTCAGCTGTTCTtagatatttatttctttgtactaCTAGTGCTGTGATCGCTTTTACTAGGTCCTCACTACAACTCCCCCTAAGCTCATTCTGGGTCATTTCTATATTGTTGCTTATAGTCATTTATAGATTGAGAAATCACATCTCAGAGATGCTTAGAACTGTATCCAAAGCAAGGGCAAATCAGTACTGAATAAGAACCAAAGCTACTTTTCTAGAAATCAGTAAAGTGCATGACATAGACTTAACATCTTTTGtttgaaaagcagttttaatCCAGGTTCCAGACGGGCATGACTGCTGGGCAGACCTAGAGAGTTGGTAAGCATGTATCACTTCCTAAGTGCAGATATATTAAGCATAAGCAAATTGCACTTGTCTCTCCTAGGCTTTTCTGGGTAATAATTAGGATGTTCCCTCCTGTATGGTGCCCTGGGGCTCCAACCTTGACGTTCCTGGGAGGAGGCAAGCATCATTCAAAATCAGTCACTGGATCGATGGGTCTTTGTGTGGCAAGGCTCCTTTTGTTCctggctcctcctgcctgcctgtgccTCTCAGCACCTGCCCCCCACTGTGTTTTGtaagagatcattttatttgaTTTGGTGACATCTGGAAGATTCCTTTTCGAGTGGCTGTTTGGGACCTGGCCCTTGGCCTCCATTGCCCAGAACAGAAGCTCAGGAGGCTCTGGATGTACGGCTGATCCCTGTGTAGGTCTGAGTGGAGGGTGTCTGCATGGGGAAGGGGGGTTATCTGGTCATATATTTGCATGCCCACTGCAGGGGTGTATATATGCCATTATCACTGGTTGGCAGGATCCACAGCATAAGGATTTCCTAAGAGGAACCACCTATTCCTCGTGTAAGGGGGTCATAGTTGGCAGTCTGCAGCTTCATACCTGCCTACTTAATAGACTGAGAAAAACAAGGAAGGGTCAGTGAAAAGAATTAGTGGACACTCACAGGGGCTGAAAGCAGTCCAAATGGGGGCTGACAACTTTATCACACAAATCCCTTGAGTGCATTCAGCTTGGCTACTATACTGATCCCTAGCATGCCTCTCACTGCAGTGTGTGCACGAAACTTCAGTTGCAGCATGCACAGCTGTGGTGATCTTGTTAATACTCTGAGCCTGGCTCAGCAGGTCTGGGGGTGAGCCCAATACGCTCCATTTCTAGAAAGCTTCCCAGCCTATGGAATACTATAGGGACTTTGAGGGATTTTGAACTGATCACAGAAAAAGGTATGATATACACCTTATTGGTGTGTATCAAGTGCCACTTGGACAAGGCTGCATGAGAAGAAAAGCCTCTCACAGCATGACAGCACCTCATGGACCACCATCCAGTAGAGGAGGAGGGCAAAGAACCTCCTGGTGTGGTGAGGGGTATAGGACAGGGGACTGAGGTGTCTGGGTGGTGTTGCTCAGCAGCAGGTGAGGACTCCTCTCTGGGTCAAAGAGCTGAAGGGCAGCAGAGGCTCCATCCTCATCACTAACGAGGCCCTGTCTTATCAGTGGGTAACAGCCGGTTTGGTATGCAAAGCAGGTGGGCTCTAAATGGCTATTTTTTGAAATAACTGGATATGTAAAAATTTAAGATTTTGAGATAAGGGGTTTCAGCTTGCAGAAATAAATCATCTAGGGACCATACACCAAAGCCACTCTGGCCCATTTCTATGACAAATACACACCGGATAGCAGCTACTCCCTTGCAGTTCCAGGCACCTGTGCTTCTCACTTGGGGCTGGTCAATGTGCCTTCCCAAGTCAATTCCTTGTAGTGTGTCCCTCTGAGGGCTTCAGGAAATTTCTGGCTGTGATGGAAGCAGGGGGAGGGGGGATGCATCACCGAGAGAGAACAAATTAGTCTGAGTGTCTTAACAGCTTGAGTTAAAGGCAACTTTTATGCATACCTACAGAAGAAATGTGGTAGAACATGAAGGGGACCTCTGATCTTTAACAAAAGGTTCAGGTTtaatatgcatataaatgttaCCACATATAGGCTGGTCCCTTTTTAattctgaagaaggaaaaatcaaCCAACGTGTGAATAAAATATGAGATCCTtgtttacagtggagaaactgaagctcagggaagTGAAGATATAAATGAAGACTGCCCAACTAGTGGCTGTCAGGGCTGGGACAGGGATAGAACTTGTCTGAGTATCGGATCCCGTGCTTTTAGCCTCTCTGAGAATCAGCTACTCCTGCTCAGCAACCATAATAAACATGTGAATGCAGGAAGCACCTTTAGAAAGCTTATCTGGTACCCTGAATTCGTGCATTTTTTGTTATTGCTCCTAACAGCATGACTGGGAGATGCCACTTGATCTGTATCCTACCGAGACCTATGGGGAAAATGATTGTGTTTTAGTGGAAATGTTCATACCTTACCTTTCCCTGTAAGCCAGCCTGCAGTAGAGTGCCCCAAAGTCAGCTGCCATGCCACAGATGCGAGCAGGGTTTGCTGAAGCTGATCCAGAATGTTGTGTAGACCTGTGATTTACTTGGCACATCCCAGCCAAGAAGTGTGTCACCCTGAGTGGTTGGTCCTCAGGGTCTCCTGGGTGAGCTTCTCCAGAGAGATACAGTCTTGTGGTTGACACTGCTGAGAACTGATGGGTAAAGGGCTGGAGTGTGGAGTCTTGGTGTCCCACTGTAGGGCCACGGAGCTAGCTGGTTGTAGAATTCAGCTTTCTTGGTGCTGTCCTGGAACACAGTGTTTTAGGTTGGGTTCCTATGTGAATAAGTGCAGGTAGTTGATTCAGGACCTGGTTCTTCAAAGCACTGGTAGGGGAGTGCAATAGTGGGCTAGGAAGTCAAGGCAGCCAGGCCAGGTGCCTTAGGGAGCAGCTTACCACAGTGGGCACCCAGGGCTCATACTGCTGGAGCCTCAGGGAGAGAGTGCAGAACCTATCTCAGAGTTATCCCACCGAGGCATGGGGGAACTGGCACCTACCCACcaacccccatccatgactgatGGCCAGTGGGGTAGGAGGAGGTGTTGACTCTCTGGAACTTCTAACCTGCTTGTAGCCACAACCTGTTAGAATGTGTGAGCATGGTGAATGCCAAGGGGATAAAACTCTGTCCATGTCTGCTACACTTTGTTATATGACCTTTCACTGCCCTGGTGGAGCATATAGACCAGTAAGGAAGAGTTTATAGAACTCTATCTTGTGCATGCTGTGTTCCTGGTGACAACAGCttcatcaataattactttaataaTCTTCTTTTTAATTGTTAGTGCTTACATCTTGGTGAGAATATATGCTTGTCTCCAGCCAAAAGTCTCTAAAGCCCACTCATCTTAACAGCTTCTCAGTATCCAAAATACATTTTGCTGAGGTTACAGGAGTCCGGATCCAGCCagagaaaatatatgaagagaCACAAACCCCTCCCTCCAGCTGCCCTGTCAGACAGCAGAGAAAACCACAGCCAGCAAAAGGCTTGCCCTCCTCTTCCTCAAACAGGACAGTCCGGGGATAGCTTGCCTCTTGGCCCCCTGCCCTTTGCTGTTCATTTGGGGTACAATGATGAGTTCCTGTAGTTTGCCTCGGGGAGTAAATACAACTTGGAAATGCAATGGtcatcaaacaaaacaaaataaaacacagacttGACAACAGAACCTAAGGTGAATCAAAATTTCAGTGGGGACACCAGGTTTTTGGTTGAGGGATGACTGCGCTGTTGTCTGATCTGCCTTCCTCTGGTTCTTTCCAATTGCGAGGTCCTTTTCCAGCCACAGGCCACCCACCCTGAGCCTGTTTTGTGTACTCTAGAATCCTGAGTCCAGCCAGGGCAGAGTCATGTGGGACCCCACGTCCTGTGGAGTAGACAAGGACTGAAGGGTCTCTGAGCAAATCCAAAGCCAGATGCAGTCTGGGCGAAGCCGAGGGGTGCTCTTCCCCCAGGGAGAGATCCAGGGCCTTCCTGGTTTTATAGTCTGTGGGTTGTATAATGAGCTTATTGAGCACAGTCTTAACCCTGAGGTTCTTAGTGTTGGTGGACAGAATTCAGGGGGTCTGTAAATTTCAAATGGGAAaaatttacatctttatttttactcATTCCTAACTAATAGTTAAATTTCCTTTGATTACAAATGAAAGTAACAACTCACAGTAGTATCAGTGGTGCCTCTGACTTTGTTACCAATAGAAATCATGATGTCTTCATCTCACATTAGTTTGCACAGATATTGCAAAATAACAGTCATTCTCCCCACTCTGCCATCATAGCCAGTATATGTGTGCACTAATAAAGAAGTACATATATTACTGTCTCCCaaggtgtttaaaaatattttgatagttGAATTTCCATGTAATCCATTTCCTTTGTaatcttatctattttatttttaagcctttAAATGCATTATTCTAAGGAAGGGTGATAGTTTAATCACACTGGCACAAAAATTATTAAACCCCTATCTTAATGGGTCATGACCAGCTCTGTTTTATGAAAGAGGATAAAATAGAGTGTAAATTACTAGATGCACAAAGTAAGGATAACTATTGTTTTGTAAAACTAGTTTCACttaatgtgtgtatacatatgttttGGGTTATAATGCTTCCTATGGGTCAGAGGCAGAGTTTGAAAACACTTGCTTAATAAGCCAGAAAGGGGAATGCATGTCTTTCCTTAATGGGTTCATAATCTCTCATCTAAAACCATTGGGTAGTTGTTTTTCAGAATTCAGAATATTTTAGACTTTAGGAAGACAATACAGTGCACAGTCCATGTATTATGGAAGATCTCAGATGAGTCAGGGCAGGCCCTTGtaatcaaatatttaatatatctgTTTCCTGCAGTGAACCACATGAATGTTCACACTAAGTAGGATGAATGAGAATCATGAGCAGCGTGACATCAGTTCAAGCCTGGTGTTGTTGTCAGATGAGCGTCTGGCACCGCAGTTCCAACACCAGTTTTGATGTATGTATGTTTTTCCCAACCATCAAGTGATTATCTGACACCATGGCAAGTACAGGTTATCACCCgggcttctgaccaactggctatagattggaggttccaaggATTCCTTCGCTGGGTTCGACTGATTTATTAgagtagctcacagaactcaaacaTCTTACTAGATTacaggtttattataaaaggatgtaactcaggaacagccagatggaagagatgcctAGCATGAGGTATGGAGaaagggcacagagcttccaAACTCTCTGAGCACACCATTCTCCCCAGATCTCCATGTGTTCACCCACTGGAAGCTCTCCGAACTtcatccttttgggtttttatggaggctttgtTACATAGGCGTGATttattaaatcattggccatgacaactgaactcaatctccatcccttcttccctccttggAAACCAGCGGGGGTGGAGCTGAACATTTCAACCCTCTAATCACCtgttggttcccctggcaaccagcccccatccttaggtgaAATAGGGGCTTCCccagtcacctcattaacataaacagGTGTGGCTGAAAGGGGTTTGTTATGAACATCAAGGTATGAATTTGCAGCTAGCACATGGAATTTGAGCAAACCCCACAACCTATGTTAATATTACACTACACGTAACAGTGTTCTAGTGAAGGAAACAAATAAATAGCTGTTAACAAAATCTCTATCCCAGGGGACCCCATTTCTATTCACTCTCTTCAAAGAAAGCACAACCTTCTGGCTATGGAGCTCTGGGCTCATAGCTGTTTCTGGTGTATCTTGTAATATCAGGAAGTCTTTTCCCTGGATGGATGGGGATATTGAGCTGAAGGCTGTTACTTAAAGTTTGGGACTCCTTAATAGAGTCaaatagtgaaaaagaaaagtccCCTGCTAATTCTTTTCAGTCCTTCTGCTTGTAATAAGGAGAAAGGCTCAGTTTAATGCTAAGAGATGCTAAGCTCTTCCCTTATGTTTgccaaaatatctttttaaaaatcagtttttaaaaaatatcttacaattttattcatCAGTTATACCTCCGTAAAGTtgaagtttaagaaaaaagagtgaaTACAAGATACTTCCTAAGTACAGAAAGACCTGGAAAGATGTGGTCCCTGTCTCTCAGGATCTAGTGGTAGGACATCTTTAGCTACTGTGACTCTAAGGAGAGGTCTATCACCCATTTAAGTATCTCCCCTAGCTCCCAAGAGGCTCCTAATAAttaaaaacctatttttaaaaaagtctttcctTCTTCAGATGGGGGatgtaaatatgtttatttactttaaatagttttattcaGGTATAACTGAAATACAATAAATTGTGCATATTTAAGTGTGTGGCTGGATAAATACTGATTCAGGAATATATGCCTAAGAAGCCATCATTGCAATCCAGAAAAATCAATACGCCCATCACCCCCAAAGGTATGCTTGTACCTTTTTAGAGTGAGTATCTAGGTCTCTGAATTTTCAAAAACTGAATGTACTTCCACCACCAGCAAGCAGATCCACAGAGGCCAGAagccctccttcctgcccacctTGTGATTCTGTGGCCTTTGAATGCCAGTGGCTCAGGCCCTACAGACCCAACCCTAACTCCAGCCCAACTCATGTCTGCTCAGTGCTGCTGAGTTAGGCTGTTTGAGTTCAGACTGTGGCTTCATTTACCCCTGGGCAGATTACTTAGCTTCTTTCTGCCTCAATCATCTTACGTGTAAAAATAGATGCAATAATATTTACCTCAcaaggttgttatgaggattcagtgagacaatCTTTGTGCTTAGATCTGGAAGTTAATCTAAGAACCAGCCATATTAAGTATACAGTTCTTTAAAAGCTGTATATTGACCTACAATTTTCTGGATCTTGTTATTGGAGAGAAAAGACTCCTGGGGCTCAGGCCTTACCCTCCCTTCTGTCAAAAGGGATCTGgaggagcctggcacacagtaggcgctcagtaaatgtttgctggatCACCCTGACTAAAAAATTTGGTCTCTCTGAAGAAGTATCTAAAGCCTGTTTTCTCCAGTGGTGGCTCCTAAGTTTGGTGAAAAGGCCACGAGCTACCCACAAGGAACCAAGGAGCCTGAGTAACTGGGTCCTGGTTTGTAGGAATTCAGTGCTGGTCAGCACTACACACTGTTATCAACAGGTGTCCCCAAAATTGTTTTGCTCGGTCTATGTAAAAATGGAAACCAAGGGCTATAAAACCTTCTTAGATTTTAGAAGGGTAAAAATTGAGCCAACCCTGGGGTATTggtaatgttttctttcttaaaccAGATGCCGGttacatggggtgggggtgggggtggttcaTTTGTGAAATTTCATCCAGCTCAgcaatttctttcttaaaattatcataaaatttacatatattaaaacgCACAAATCCGAAGTTTTTTGCTCAGTGTGTTTTTACCTATATCCACGGAACTCTCACCTAAATCAAGCTATAGGATATTTCTATCACACCAGAAGTTCccttgtgttctttctgttcccCACGTGTAAGcattttttctgatttcaatCACCATGGACTTAGTTCTACCTGTTCCATCTAAATGAACCCAAGCAATATGTACATTTTGTGTCTGACgattttcactcaacataatgtttttgaggttcatccattaTTTATGTGTAGCCATAGTTCATTCCATATTGATGcctaatattccactgtacaaATATACCAGTTCATTTTTCCATTCCACTTTGATGCACGTTTTGGTTATTTCGAGGTTTAAGCCATCATTAATTAAGCTCCTATGAATATTTATGATCAAGTCTTTTTGTGTCAATGTGTTTTCATTATTCataagtaaatacctaggaatggaatgctGGGCTATAAGGTAGGTGTATGTTTGCCTTTATTAGGAACTACACTAAACTGGTTTACAAAATGGTTGTACCATTTCCCATCAATGATGTATAAGAGTTCCAAGTACTCCATGTCATCACAAACACttggtattttcagttttcttggaaGCTATATATTTTTGTACCATTGTCTGTGTGTGCCTTATACCTCaatacaaagttaaaaaattaaaccaGCCATAAAAATGATAGTTCTTGTGTCTAGTGATAAAActcaaaatctaaacaaaccactGGAAAGTTTTGTTGGCATTTTCCAGGAATCTTATATGAATGTTGCCTTATTAActtgatgcatttttattttacattatgcaGAAATAGTGGTTCAGCCTCTGAGGGTTGGTTGGGGAAGTACTGTTTCTGAAAAAGAGATGTCTCCAGAAAGATTCCTTTAGAGTCCTTTCactccatttccatttccattctgATAGGAGGACTTATGATATGGATGGAATATCTTGACAGGAGCTCACTGCTTTTCTACTTTCCCATTTCAGAGCATAAATGCCCAGTGGACGAGCGGGAGCAGTTGGAGGAAACTTTGCCCCTGATTTTGGGGCTCATCTTGGGCCTCGTCATTGTGGTAACACTGGTGATTTACCACATCCACCACAAAATGACTGCCAGCCAGGTGCAGATACCTAGGGACCGATCCCAATATAAGCACATGGGCTAGGGGACATCAGCAGGCAGCCCAccagcccccctcccccagctggaTCAGGGAGAGGAACAAAAGCACTTTTCCACCTTGTTCATGGGATACACCAACATAGCTACCATCCAACGGGCTGGGTACCCAAGGCTTGCTTGGCCGCACCCGTGCTTCAACCCAGGGATGGGGGGATTCTTTCAGACCCATGGAGTGAATGGTGGCTCTCTCCATGCCAGGGAATGGGCAGGAAGGGGGTCAGCCAGCTTTCATGCTCACGATGACTTGGCTTTGACTCTCTAAGGAGCAACACATGTGACTTGGAGGGGTATCTGGCTCTGAAATTTAGGGATTGGAAAGAAACCCCTTTGGAGAAGATGCCCCTTGAGGGTCACAGGAATCGGGTGCTTTTACTCCCTTGAACACAGCTGGCTTaccccatacacacacaaaacacagcCTCCTGCTCCTTATGGCAGACCCCTGAAAGGGATCCATGCTTCTGGCTGGCATTCTGCATGTCTAGTGATTGTCTTGGGAATGTTTCACTGCTACCTTCACTCAGTGACTTTGCCACACAAGAACCAGTTGACTGTAACCAGGCCGAGTTGTCTGGACTCTGCAGTGTGTCAGGTCCAATAAGGGGACCTGAAGAATCAATCCTGTGcttgtttttcaaaatgaattaaaatgtacTACTGTCTACTATTTGCCTGCTTTcttgaaacaagaaaaaacactAACATGGTTATTTTGGCAtccagaggagagaggggagggatggagacGGGTTTTTCATTTCTGCAAGAGGAAAAGTCAGAAAGGGCAGGGAAGCAATGAAGGGGAAGCTGGCTTCCTAGATGAAAAAACATGACAAATAAAAGTAGTTTTAATAAGGGCACCTCTTGAATGTTTGGTCTAATATTGTTTCTGATGCTTCTTGGTCTTGAGTCTGGCATTTCATATTGGATTAAAAAACTGGACTGAATATGGT is a window from the Manis javanica isolate MJ-LG chromosome 5, MJ_LKY, whole genome shotgun sequence genome containing:
- the LAMP5 gene encoding lysosome-associated membrane glycoprotein 5 isoform X2; this encodes MDLRGRAFPSVHRLGVLLMLFHTIVQIMAEQEVENLSGLSTNPEKDIFVVRENGTTCLMAEFAAKFIVPYDVWASNYVDLITEQADISLTRGAEVKGHCGHNESELQVFWVDRAYVLKMLFVKEGHNTSKGPEATWRLSKVQFVYDSSEKTHFKDAVNAGKHTANSHHLSALVTPAGKSYECQAQQSISLASSDLQKTVTMILSAVHIQPFDIISDFVFSEEHKCPVDEREQLEETLPLILGLILGLVIVVTLVIYHIHHKMTASQVQIPRDRSQYKHMG
- the LAMP5 gene encoding lysosome-associated membrane glycoprotein 5 isoform X1, which encodes MDLRGRAFPSVHRLGVLLMLFHTIVQIMAEQEVENLSGLSTNPEKDIFVVRENGTTCLMAEFAAKFIVPYDVWASNYVDLITEQADISLTRGAEVKGHCGHNESELQVFWVDRAYVLKMLFVKQEGHNTSKGPEATWRLSKVQFVYDSSEKTHFKDAVNAGKHTANSHHLSALVTPAGKSYECQAQQSISLASSDLQKTVTMILSAVHIQPFDIISDFVFSEEHKCPVDEREQLEETLPLILGLILGLVIVVTLVIYHIHHKMTASQVQIPRDRSQYKHMG